The following proteins are co-located in the Candidatus Methanomethylicota archaeon genome:
- a CDS encoding tetrahydromethanopterin S-methyltransferase subunit H, with protein MFKFGREQKIYDIAGVKIGGQPGQLPTVMIGSIFYHKHRIVIDEKTGQFDEKKAEELLMKEKEISEKTGNPRIVDVCCSWPQAFGKLIDFVAGKVDGPFCIDGATAEVRIAGAKYVGEVGLSNRVIYNSIVPHTREDEIVAIRDAKIKSAILLTLNTRNPTIAGRLQVMDELLAIAQKAGIENTLVDVCVLDIPDPGPISKTIYVVKEKYGLPAGAGVRNAVIMWKKKRALTPENYMLADGVANAIPIVLGANFILYGPIERASTAYFSCALADAYVAYSVRQEYGIKPLTNNHPLYRIFR; from the coding sequence ATGTTTAAATTCGGTAGAGAGCAAAAGATTTACGATATAGCTGGAGTAAAGATCGGGGGACAACCAGGTCAATTACCAACAGTAATGATTGGATCAATATTCTACCATAAACATAGAATCGTAATAGATGAGAAGACCGGCCAATTTGATGAGAAGAAGGCTGAAGAACTACTAATGAAGGAGAAAGAGATATCTGAGAAAACTGGGAATCCGAGGATAGTTGATGTATGTTGCAGTTGGCCTCAAGCTTTTGGAAAACTAATAGATTTCGTAGCTGGAAAAGTTGATGGACCATTCTGCATAGATGGAGCAACAGCGGAAGTTAGAATTGCAGGGGCAAAATATGTTGGGGAAGTTGGGTTGTCAAATCGGGTAATATATAATTCAATCGTACCACATACGCGTGAAGATGAAATTGTGGCAATTAGAGATGCTAAAATAAAATCTGCAATACTACTGACATTGAATACAAGAAACCCCACAATAGCTGGAAGATTACAGGTAATGGATGAACTGTTGGCAATAGCGCAAAAAGCGGGTATCGAAAATACATTGGTGGATGTATGCGTCCTAGACATACCGGATCCAGGACCAATTAGCAAAACAATATATGTGGTGAAGGAGAAGTATGGTTTACCTGCAGGGGCTGGGGTGCGTAATGCAGTTATAATGTGGAAAAAGAAGCGTGCATTAACCCCTGAAAACTATATGCTTGCAGATGGGGTAGCTAATGCAATACCCATAGTCCTCGGAGCCAACTTCATACTCTATGGACCCATAGAACGCGCTTCTACAGCATACTTCTCATGCGCATTGGCAGATGCATATGTAGCGTATAGTGTAAGACAGGAATATGGAATAAAACCGTTAACAAACAATCATCCATTATACAGAATATTTAGGTAA
- a CDS encoding corrinoid protein codes for MHSEREELLSKLKEAAINGDSDQVVKLSKRVIEVGIDPLEAVEKALIAGVIELGDKWINGEAFIVDLIAAAEAMKAGLSILKEEITKRGGSIKYRGRIVIGTVEGDIHDIGKSIVASLLEAAGFEVIDLGVDVSAQKFIEAIKQYNPDVVGMSALMTTTMLKQREIIEAIKQANLRDKVKIIVGGAPTTEEWAKSIGADGWAPDATGAVELVKRLLK; via the coding sequence ATGCATTCCGAAAGGGAGGAATTGTTAAGTAAATTGAAGGAAGCCGCGATAAATGGAGATTCCGATCAAGTTGTTAAATTATCCAAAAGAGTTATTGAAGTTGGAATAGACCCTCTTGAAGCTGTTGAAAAAGCTTTAATAGCAGGAGTCATTGAACTTGGTGATAAATGGATAAATGGAGAAGCATTCATAGTGGACCTAATAGCCGCAGCTGAAGCAATGAAAGCTGGATTATCAATTTTGAAGGAAGAGATTACTAAGAGAGGGGGGAGCATCAAATATCGTGGAAGAATAGTCATTGGGACTGTTGAAGGAGATATACATGACATTGGGAAAAGCATAGTTGCATCATTGCTCGAAGCCGCCGGCTTCGAAGTAATAGACCTAGGAGTAGATGTATCCGCACAGAAATTCATAGAAGCCATAAAACAATACAACCCAGACGTGGTAGGCATGAGCGCACTAATGACCACCACCATGCTTAAACAAAGGGAGATTATAGAAGCAATCAAACAAGCAAACCTAAGGGATAAAGTGAAGATAATAGTGGGCGGAGCCCCAACAACTGAGGAATGGGCTAAGAGTATAGGTGCAGATGGATGGGCACCAGACGCCACAGGCGCAGTGGAATTGGTAAAAAGATTGCTGAAATAA